The Lycium ferocissimum isolate CSIRO_LF1 chromosome 10, AGI_CSIRO_Lferr_CH_V1, whole genome shotgun sequence genome window below encodes:
- the LOC132032398 gene encoding adrenodoxin-like protein 1, mitochondrial, translated as MSMLEAAHENDIELEGACEASLACSTCHVIVMDVEYYNKLDDPTDDENDMLDLAFGLCDTSRLGCQVIAKPELDGIRLALPGATRNFAVDGYKPKPH; from the exons ATGTCTATGTTAGAAGCTGCACATGAAAATGACATTGAACTTGAAG GAGCATGTGAAGCTTCGCTTGCCTGTTCCACATGTCACGTGATTGTTATG GATGTGGAGTATTACAACAAGCTAGATGATCCAACAGACGATGAAAATGATATGTTGGATCTTGCTTTTGGTCTCTGCGACAC GTCACGTCTAGGTTGTCAGGTAATTGCAAAACCTGAACTTGATGGAATTCGGTTAGCTCTCCCTGGTGCCACAAGAAACTTTGCTGTTGATGGCTATAAACCGAAACCACATTAG
- the LOC132032399 gene encoding uncharacterized protein LOC132032399 has translation MKKPGGAEKKKVKRSPSNTTPPRKQGANKDIFQLFAEKVRDHKGLVSRWAVLQETRVEYFRGKDFVAFVRNHSELKDILESDRGLEPEDIANTLLKKNLLVRCDRVVKTVRPGKKKLSSWPAHLEIYHDQVFSENDAFFAWAFVKRRPLWQTLLSFFWPVLTLAICLFPVYPHWAKLLILYTCAGLLLLILCLLFIRALIFGTIWVIFGKRVWFFPNILAEEATLQDLFQVWPQKDEGERPKWTARLFYAIVAVVVILVLRHHAPDEAARARYQKRVSNIIDDVLEWSPRQALSGMMETVVNVTDSNDNAAADSKADSEKVAFPDDLDEENHSQRRD, from the exons ATGAAGAAACCAGGTGGAGCagagaagaagaaagtgaaACGATCCCCATCTAATACTACTCCTCCAAGG AAACAAGGTGCGAACAAGGACATCTTCCAGCTGTTTGCCGAGAAAGTAAGGGATCATAAGGGCTTGGTGTCTCGTTGGGCTGTCCTGCAGGAAACACGGGTAGAGTATTTCAGGGGAAAAGATTTCGTCGCTTTTGTGAGAAATCATTCAGAACTTAAAGACATACTAGAGTCAGATAGAGGTTTGGAACCTGAAGATATTGCCAATACGCTGCTTAAAAAGAATCTTTTAGTCCGCTGTGATCGTGTGGTGAAAACTGTTCGGCCTGGGAAGAAAAAGTTATCGTCTTGGCCAGCACATTTAGAGATATACCAT GATCAAGTATTTTCTGAAAATGACGCCTTTTTTGCATGGGCATTTGTGAAAAGAAGACCCCTGTGGCAAACACTTCTCTCATTCTTCTGGCCGGTGTTAACACTAGCGATCTGCTTGTTTCCGGTTTATCCCCATTGGGCCAAATTGCTTATACTATATACATGTGCTGGTCTCCTCCTCCTTATACTTTGTCTGCTATTCA TAAGAGCTTTGATCTTTGGCACTATTTGGGTAATATTTGGGAAGCGTGTGTGGTTTTTCCCCAACATTCTTGCCGAGGAAGCAACACTGCAAGATTTGTTCCAGGTTTGGCCTCAGAAGGATGAAGGCGAGCGACCTAAGTGGACAGCAAGGCTTTTCTATGCAATAGTAGCTGTGGTTGTTATTTTGGTCCTGAGGCATCATGCTCCTGACGAGGCTGCAAGAGCCAG GTATCAGAAGCGAGTTTCCAACATTATCGATGATGTGCTCGAGTGGTCTCCTAGACAGGCTCTGTCAGGGATGATGGAAACCGTGGTTAATGTCACTGACTCTAACGATAATGCAGCTGCTGATAGCAAAGCTGACAGTGAAAAAGTTGCTTTCCCAGATGACTTAGATGAAGAAAACCATTCCCAAAGAAGAGATTGA